AAAGATTGAGGAGGCTTTTGACGGCCAGCTTATCCCGTTTGACAAACGGGTCCATGAGGAAGGGTCTCCTTAAAAAATCCAGTAACGGCGACAGGCTGAGGGCGTGCGCTTAAAAAGGGTGGACTTGATGAAGGAAGTCCCCCACCAATAAAGTGACAGGGTAATGATGTTGTCACCGTATTGCGCTTTGATGTAGCGCAACCCCCCAAACCAAGCCATCGATAACGTCAGCCCTATCATTTCGTGTTTCAGCCAAAATGAGAGGCCGAAGATACAAAAGGCCGGCGCGATTTCATCAACAGGGAAGCCGAGCCAGCGGCGACCTTTGTTCATGTGTTTTGGGATAGAGAAAAACTGATGAGGGTCTTCCATGGCGGCGCCTTAGCCTAAGCCGACAAGGGGCGCGCCCACGTTCCACAAGACTGAGCCACCGATGAACCCGCCCACGGCGGCAAACCAGTTACGGCTCATCAATCCGGTAATGACCGCGCCCGCCAATCCCGTTCCTAGCATGGCGGTTTCAACCGCAGAGCCTTTGCCGGCGGTGTCTTTCATCGCCTGTTTACCTGACGCGAAGATGTCAGCGGCCAGAGCGGGCTGAGTGATAAAAAGTGTCGAGACAGCAACGCCAAGACCGACCATGAGGGCGCGTTGGGTGCGTGTTTTCATAATGAGTTTCCTTATTGAGTGATAAAATTATCGAGTGGGTGTTAATGGTGGAGTCAAGGAGGGGTTTCCCCTTCCATTGGTTATCTTCTTGCCGGGTAGACAAGAAGGCGTGGTTTCGCTTTTCAATGCTCACTGACGGTCGATAGGACACAGAGTGTTTTGGGTGGGACGCTTGCTCTTTTTGAGCCTACTGCCAATAGACTGCGCGAGACGCTTACAAGACTGACTCCCGAGTGAGTTCAGTGTTTTTTAAGTGGTGGCATCACTCACAGTTTGACTGTGAACAGACGGTTTTCTATGCCGTTTTCAGGGGCAAAACCTATGTCTGGTCAGTGAGCATTGAAAAGTGTTTACCCTATCCGCTGGCGCGGTACTCCTTTTGTCTCAACAAGAGGCTTCGCCTCGTTATTGCAGCCAAAAGCGAGTGAATGAAAAAGCGGGGCGTGTGGCGATTGCTCTGTTGATGGCTTCTACCCTTGTATCGCTGAGATCTCCATTTTGTCTGCCGCGTAGAGCGCGGTTTGTGCGAGGACTCGGTACGTTTGGGATAACGCGCCTTGCTCGTCTTGTGTTAAACGCTCTCCATTGGCCGGAATAGCGGCTTGCTCGATGACATCAACCCAAAATTTAAGCTCTTGAATAGCGGTCATTTTTGATTTCATGGGGGCTGCTCCTTTGCGTGATTTATCTTGGTTCTCTCCAAAGCCCACTGTAGAAATAGGCTTTGGAGATTGTCTCTACCTCACCGCCGAGACAGTAGGCGGGGCTTATTCACATTTCGGGTCTTTCACACAGTTCAGCCATACCAGCTTATGCCCTTCCATTATCTATAGGTCATGCATCCGGTCGCCGTAGCGGTCAATAAGGTCTGTTTCAGTGAATTTCTGTCCTCCGTCACTGGTTTGCTCGGAGTGACCCACACAAAAACAAGTTCCGTGTTAAGTCGTTCATGGCGCAAGTTGTTAAAGAGCAGGTTGACCATCGTTTTGATGTTCGTGATCCCGTTTTGGGATCTTTTTTTTGAAAAAAATTACGGTTTATCTTTGGGTACTTCCCAGTTCACCCCGAACAACTCAAGGTGGTGCTCTAGGCGAGCTTGGGCTTCCGCGCGTTTTGTACGGCGATTGTGAGCCGTTGAATGCTCAAGAATGTCGTTATGTTTGCCTGAGAGTTTCACGTTGACGTGCGTACCTTTAGGACTGGATGATTTTGGGCTCAAAACGGCGTCGCTCATTGCTAGTATTTAACATAATGGACATAATGCGCACCGCTTTAAGTCATTGAAAAATAATAGGAAAATTAGATGGGCGGAGAGGGGGTGGCTAAGAATTAAGCGATTAAATAAATATAAGGACTATGAAATTTATATTTATAAAGTATAATATGTGATTAGATATCACAGATTATAATGAAGGCATGTAAGTTATTGATATAACTACGTATAATGTCCATTATGTTAAACGATTTTGTGAAAGTGTGATTTAAGACTTGAGACTCATAAAGTAAGTGCGCTATACTTTACTTAGATTCTTAAAGCGAAAAGTGCATTACATAGCACGCTACTACATAGTTTTCTATGTAGTGTATTTTTTAAGAATTGAGAGTGTGTTGGACCCTCAATCTAACTAGATAGCATTCGCAAAGCAGCCGTTCTCCCGATAGTGAACGGCTTTTTTGTGCCTGAAATTTAAGCATTTGATCTTTTTGCAGATCTTGTGTAAATTGAAATCTTATTGTTTGACCTGAGAAATCAAACAACCCTAAAACTATCGGAATCAAAACATGAAGAATCCCATTGTGTCTTGCCTATGGCAAGCGACCCTCAGACTCCAGACCTCAGTAGTAACCGCATTAGAATCAGATCCTCACACTTTGATCTGGCTCGGTTATGGCTTAGAGGGCGAGTCTCATGTTTGCAGATAACCTCGCACCAGCGTTAGCCAAATCCCAATACGACAAAGCGTACCGTTTGATGCGTAAAGCGCGTAAGCGTGAACTCATTGAGATGCACCATGAAGTGCTCAATCCTAAGTCAGCTCAACACGAGGTTGAACTTGACCAGGACGATTACGCGATCGGTTTTAAGGCTCAACGTCTGCTTCGTAGTGGTGAGGTGGTCAACCTTCCCCACGAGTACGCTTTTATCTTGAAAGCGTGCCAAGAGTTTATCCATAATCCCCAGCGCTTCCCTGCCCTATTCGCTTGGGGCGGCGCGGCGATCAATAACATCCAGTGCCGAACGCTGATCGCCAAAGTCTTAGCTTGCATCTTACCTAATACGGATTTGATTGGTGGCCGTATCGGTGTGCCGACGGAAGCCGGTTTGAAAACCATCAGCTATGATCAGCTGCAGGAAGACTACGCGCTACGGTGGGGCGAATATATTTCGCCGAAGTCGTTCGCTAAGGTGATTCGATACTTGCAACGTGCGACTTACTTGTACAGTGAGCGCATTAATGTGTGCGTCGATGATGCCGAAGGTACAGTGCGCAGCGCAGCCGCTTATAAGCAATTTACAGAAGCCTTCTTTAGAGACATTAAAGTGGTGCGCTATCCTAATATTTGTGAGTTGATTATTGCCTCTCGCAAACGTATGGAAAAGAAAGGCTTGCGTTTTGACTGGCTAAACTTCCGCACCATTGCTTCTGGTATTCAGGAGATCTACAACGCGACGCGCTGTAATGATTTTGCTAAGAACGTGGCTAACCTGTTCACAGCAACGCCTCACTACTCCCCTTCCCCGCACTAGCTATAGAGAAGTATCCGCTTAACGGCGGAGGCTTTTGCACGTTCGAAGCCTATTTTTGGTTAAAGATCCACCAATATTCTTCGTATTTACCAGAGTCTAACCCTGAGCCCCCTCCCCTCCCGATCGTTCTGAGTCGCTTTTTTATGTCAATTTCAAAAGGGAGTGCAATAAAAGCGTGTAAGAAAAGAGCACAAAGATGGCTCTAAAAAATGGACTGCGGTTATGTGTACTCCGTAGTTAAACTTCGTATATAAATAAATATTTAAGTAAACATTAGATAGAAAGTTAAGGTTCACGCTGGCTGCTACATACTTGTATGTAGAGCCGGTGTGAAGCCGACAAGCGATAGCGCGTCAGTCACATACCCAAGTCTAACTTGATCGATCCTAAAACAGCCGTCGCTTCGCTCCATGATACCCACAGCCAGCATTAAGCTTGACTGAACTAAAAAAGAACAACGCCATCGCTGGCTGCGCTGGATATTTCTTTTGTCATTCGACAGGAAACTCTTGAGCATATACGTTAGATACGTGGAACCACCACAATAAACACGAGTCACATCAACCAACAACGCACCTCTTACTCGCTTCGCTCGCGCATTCTAGCAAGGCGAAGGGCAATTTCCGTACCCGTTACCTTCATCGATACATTAAGCTCCATCTGGAGTGGTTGGAAAGTGTCTTACTCGCTACGCGAGCGCGTTCTGGTACTCGTCGCATAGCGACTCATGAAATTGAAAAGGGACAGGGCAGCGGATTTAATTTGATCTGCGCAGATCTTGAGCAAAAGAAGAAGAGTTGATATGGAATTGCTGAATATCGATTATGTTACAGTGTAGCGTAGTTGGGTTGTAAAAATAGCGAAATGTTTCCATCTCGCTATTTTGAACCAGTGATCAGTTAATAAGAGTTAAAAGCTCTTTCTCTGACAATCCTGTGGTTTCTGAGATCAGCGATTTGTCTAGACCTGCTGCCAGCATTTTTTTAGCTATGGCAAATTTTGCTTCCTGCTGACCTTCCTGGCGTCCAAGAGTTTCGCCTTCTTGACGACCTTGTTTTAAGCCTTGTTCTCGACCGCGGGCTTCTAATTGTTCTGCTACTGTCATGAAGCGCTCCTCATGCTCCGGTACTTGTTGAGCTAATGTTCAAGGTAAGGAATCTCAATGTTTCCTGACCTGAACAATCGCGGCCTAACTCACGTCAGAATGAGTCCCGGACAGACCTAACTTCTGCTCTACAATCTAAACACGGGTGTTAATTGAACACTTGCACGCGGTTTTCGCAATTTTAGATACACTCATCCTATGAAAACCCTAAATTGACCTGATTTGGGATTGAACCAGAGCATGATGAACCAGCTCTGACAGCGCCTCTCCAGCTCTAAAACGCAGAAACGTTAAACGGTGTCCACAAAGAATGCACTCAAACGGGTCAACCTTCACATACCCTTTCAGCATAGCGGCGTAACCGGGCATTTCTGGTGAATCTTTAGGGCCGATGCCTAAGGCATCGTAGACCTTAGGGTGCATCTCACCACGACGACGGTTTGATAGAAAACCGAAGTATCGAATCATTTTGAAATGCTTATCTGGGATATGCTCAATCATGCGCTCTATCAAGGCTTCTGGACTCAAAATGAGAGATTCCGTCCGACCATTCCTATGGTTGAGGTAATCAAACATCACTAAGCCTCCCTGAAAGTTATGTCGTAAACGTGACGCCGATATCGGTGGGCGTTTTAGGTATCGGCCGAGGTAAGTCATGGTGGGCGTAACGTTGGCTGTTTTCTTTGCAAAGTGCAGCTTCCATCGACGGCAATATTGGCTGGTTAAAAATCGGGACCAATCTTGTTTATTACGAATAAAAGGGCAGCCTTCTCCACTCAAATCTAACTCTGAGTGATGGCACCGCGCCAACACTTCTCAGTGGTCTTAGCTTTAAAGAAAATGGGCCTCCACAGGCCTGTCCTCTTACATAAACCACCACGTGTGACAGATAAATGGATGTGTACATTCCAATTCAGCTTTCTGCCGTAGGTGTGAAGTGCACAGAACACGCCGATATCAATATCCAGTTGCTTTGCCCATCCTAAGAAGATTTTGGCTGCACAACTAAAGAGATGATTGAGAAGAAAACGATTATCCCGAAAGATAGGCCACAGCGTGTGTGGGAGCGTCAACGTTACGTGTTGATACTCACACTCAGGAAAAACATGTTGTTGCTTTCGTATCCACCGCTCTGTGGCTTTTATGCCACAACTGCTGCAAAAGCGAGATTTACACGTCTGGTGAATGTATTTGTGATGGGTGCAGTCAGCATGACTGCATCGATACTCTTTAGAGCCAAAAGCGGCGGTACTGCAAGCGAGCATCTTGGTGACGTTTTCAATGACGATGGTTCGGAGTGTTTCCCGATGTTTATTGAGATAGTTCAGCCAATTATCGTTGGCATTGAAGAGTTGTTTGATGGGCTTATTCGGAAACATGACCTATAGGATAAACGATTCATGCAAAGCGACCTAGTCGGTTGAGTCTCTTTGTTTTCGGCCGTAGGCCGCTCAGGCGACACCGTCGCCGGTTCATAAATTCAGTGTGATCTTCTTCTCAAAATACTATTCATCACCACACCCATTAAGTAAAAATTCCTCTGAAATTCCTATCATAATCGCCAAAAACTCATAGTTCTCCATCGCCCAAATCCGACAAGCGTAGCGCGTCAGTTCAGTACGTATGTTTAACTTGATCGATCTATAAAAGAAGTGGCTTTACAGTGACAGTGCCATAGAAAAAGATTTGCGATATTTCGCTTGCTCACCCTCCGACTGGCTACGCCAGCTACGGGATTGCGCCGAGCGGTGAAAGTACTTAAATAACTAAAAGTTATCCATTCGTTCTAATTCAGTTCGTTGTGAATCTCCATGCCGTATCACGAGGTTAAAAGTATCAGCCTTCTGATATCCCTCAGCATCAATAGCTTAGGGATGACCAATTCAAATTTGTGAGTATTGTATCTGTTTTATATGAAAAGAAATGAAACTAATGGCATGTGTGATTGGTTTCTTATTTTACTAGTTGCATCTCTATTGGTTTCATCTAAGCTACACCGAATTTAAATAACCATTATCTTAATAGTCAAGGAATTACAAAAATGGAAAATCAAGAAAAGCCTCTAAGCTTGGTGTGCGTTCCTTTTGCAGGAGCAGGAGCTTCGGTCTTTAATGATTGGAAATCTTTATCTAAAAACTTCGACATCTACGCAGTTCAATTACCAGGTAGAGAACAGCGTTTCCTCGAGCCCGCCTACACGAACATCAAAGATGCGGTACAAGGAATTATGCCCGAATTGCTGGCTGAGTTGGACTTATCTAAACCAATAGTATTTTTTGGACATAGCCTAGGAGCTGTATTGGCATTTGAGCTGGCGAGAGCAATGTACAGGGAAGAAAATACAAACGTGCAAGGCTTAATAGTCAGTGGGTCACCTAGCCCATGGAACAGTAGAGAAAAATATGCTTCTGGGTTGCCCGACGAAGAATTTTTACTTCGCGTTAATGAGTTTGCTGGTTACTCGCATCCAGCGCTGGAGGACCCAATCATGCGAGAAGTGTTGTTACCAACGTTGCGTGCAGACGTGGAGATGCATGAAAGCTATCAACCTCTAACAGATGACTCTTTACCTATCAAGGTACTCACTATTCGAGGCAATGAGGATGAACTGGTGACAGCTGAGGACAAAGCGCTTTGGGGTAAGGCCTCTTCTGTACAAACTCTGCATGAAGAGCTTTCGGGAGGTCATATGTACTTGATGGACGACCCCAAAGCGGTCATTGACCTGATCGAAAGTGCGGTTCTTTAACTTTCGCTAGTAGTCAAACCTCACAATACTCAAGGAGATAGCTATGAGGCTAAAAGGAAAGATTGCTTTGATCACC
Above is a genomic segment from Vibrio tasmaniensis containing:
- the traL gene encoding type IV conjugative transfer system protein TraL; amino-acid sequence: MEDPHQFFSIPKHMNKGRRWLGFPVDEIAPAFCIFGLSFWLKHEMIGLTLSMAWFGGLRYIKAQYGDNIITLSLYWWGTSFIKSTLFKRTPSACRRYWIF
- the traA gene encoding type IV conjugative transfer system pilin TraA; the protein is MKTRTQRALMVGLGVAVSTLFITQPALAADIFASGKQAMKDTAGKGSAVETAMLGTGLAGAVITGLMSRNWFAAVGGFIGGSVLWNVGAPLVGLG
- a CDS encoding TraY domain-containing protein, which translates into the protein MSDAVLSPKSSSPKGTHVNVKLSGKHNDILEHSTAHNRRTKRAEAQARLEHHLELFGVNWEVPKDKP
- a CDS encoding RpnC/YadD family protein, whose translation is MTVAEQLEARGREQGLKQGRQEGETLGRQEGQQEAKFAIAKKMLAAGLDKSLISETTGLSEKELLTLIN
- a CDS encoding thioesterase II family protein → MENQEKPLSLVCVPFAGAGASVFNDWKSLSKNFDIYAVQLPGREQRFLEPAYTNIKDAVQGIMPELLAELDLSKPIVFFGHSLGAVLAFELARAMYREENTNVQGLIVSGSPSPWNSREKYASGLPDEEFLLRVNEFAGYSHPALEDPIMREVLLPTLRADVEMHESYQPLTDDSLPIKVLTIRGNEDELVTAEDKALWGKASSVQTLHEELSGGHMYLMDDPKAVIDLIESAVL